In Nicotiana tabacum cultivar K326 chromosome 21, ASM71507v2, whole genome shotgun sequence, one DNA window encodes the following:
- the LOC107827933 gene encoding homeobox-leucine zipper protein HDG2-like: MPSRISRRSNKMSSLVVNDGIDIGFSSSGLPLGQSSSMLDSQLHSLDMLSNTSESEMPRLSSEDFGSKSGNEGNSAGDEQDVNNKSLNKRKRYHRHTQHQIQELEAYFKECPHPDDKQRKELSRELGLEPLQIKFWFQNKRTQMKTKNERGENSHLRAENEKLRAENLRFREALGNVSCPNCGGQQPPIGEMSYDEHQLRLENTRLREEIERISTIASKYVGKPFSNHNNGYSPPLDLGVPAFSTPQSVNGDAYGDGEDVIISSIIGPSDAEKPFIIELAVAAMEEFIQMAHMQEPLWFPSIENGTSLLNEEEYFRIFPRGIGPKPDGFKTEASRETAVVIMNHVNLVEILMDVNHWSSMFSGVVSRASTIDVLSTGVAGNFTGALQVILAEFQVPSPQVPTRECYFARYCKHRVDGTWAVVDVSLDHLRAIPSARCRRRPSGCLIQEMPNGYSKVTWVEHIEVDDSAVHNIYKPLVSSGLAFGAKRWTATLDRQCERLASAMATNFPTNDLSNMVLTNQDSRKSMLKLAERMVNSFCSGMSATAGNQWSTLSGSGSDDNVRVMTRKSVDDPGRPPGIVLSAATSFWLPISPKRVFDFLRDENTRSEWDILSNGGVVQEMAHIANGRETGNCVSLLRVNSSNSSQSNMLILQESSTDPTNSYVIYAPVDIGAMNIVLGGGDPDFVALLPSGFAILPDGPPGNSRVGSGGSLLTVAFQILVDSIPTAKLSLGSVATVNNLIACTVDRIKAALLSESTPS; this comes from the exons ATGCCGTCCAGAATTTCTCGTCGGTCTAACAAGATGTCATCGTTGGTCGTAAATGATGGAATTGATATTGGATTTTCTTCTTCTGGGCTTCCACTTGGACAG TCTAGTAGCATGCTGGACAGTCAGCTCCATTCACTGGACATGTTATCAAATACATCAGAAAGTGAAATGCCAAGACTGAGTAGTGAAGATTTTGGAAGCAAATCTGGTAATGAAGGCAATTCTGCTGGTGATGAACAAGATGTCAATAATAAGAGCCTCAATAAGCGAAAGCGTTATCACCGCCATACTCAGCATCAGATCCAAGAATTGGAAGC ATATTTTAAGGAATGCCCTCACCCAGATGACAAGCAAAGGAAAGAGCTAAGCCGAGAATTAGGGTTAGAGCCTTTGCAAATCAAATTTTGGTTCCAAAATAAGCGTACTCAGATGAAG ACTAAAAATGAGCGCGGTGAAAACTCACACCTTCGAGCAGAAAATGAAAAGCTTAGGGCAGAAAATCTGCGATTCAGAGAAGCTCTGGGCAATGTCTCCTGCCCTAATTGTGGTGGCCAACAACCCCCTATTGGCGAAATGTCATATGATGAACATCAATTAAGATTGGAAAACACTCGACTTAGAGAAGAG ATTGAGCGCATTTCAACTATTGCATCAAAATATGTGGGGAAGCCATTTTCAAACCATAACAATGGTTACTCTCCTCCGCTTGACCTCGGCGTTCCTGCATTTTCAACGCCACAAAGTGTCAATGGAGACGCGTATGGAGATGGCGAAGATGTTATAATAAGTTCAATAATCGGACCGAGTGACGCTGAGAAGCCATTTATCATAGAACTTGCAGTTGCAGCCATGGAAGAGTTTATTCAAATGGCACATATGCAAGAACCACTTTGGTTTCCTAGCATTGAAAATGGAACAAGCTTGTTAAATGAAGAAGAGTATTTTAGGATTTTTCCAAGAGGAATTGGACCTAAGCCTGATGGATTTAAGACTGAAGCTTCAAGGGAAACTGCTGTTGTTATAATGAATCATGTTAACCTTGTGGAAATTCTCATGGATGTG AATCACTGGTCAAGTATGTTTTCTGGTGTTGTGTCGAGGGCTTCAACTATTGATGTACTATCAACTGGAGTAGCAGGTAATTTTACTGGAGCATTGCAAGTG ATATTAGCAGAATTTCAAGTACCCTCTCCCCAGGTTCCAACTCGAGAATGCTACTTTGCTAGGTATTGCAAGCACAGAGTTGACGGTACATGGGCTGTTGTCGACGTTTCATTGGACCATTTACGCGCTATCCCATCTGCTAGGTGCCGGAGAAGGCCCTCAGGGTGCCTTATTCAAGAGATGCCAAATGGGTACTCAAAG GTCACATGGGTTGAACATATTGAAGTTGACGATAGTGCAGTCCACAATATTTACAAGCCTTTAGTGAGTTCTGGCCTTGCCTTTGGGGCAAAGCGATGGACTGCAACTCTAGATAGGCAATGTGAACGTCTTGCAAGTGCTATGGCCACAAATTTTCCAACCAATGACCTTAGTAACATGG TGTTGACAAATCAAGATAGCAGAAAGAGTATGTTGAAGTTAGCAGAGAGAATGGTGAATAGCTTTTGTTCTGGAATGAGTGCCACGGCTGGTAATCAATGGTCGACGCTTTCTGGAAGTGGCTCCGATGATAATGTTCGAGTTATGACTAGGAAAAGTGTAGATGATCCTGGGAGACCACCTGGTATTGTGTTAAGTGCTGCAACTTCATTTTGGCTGCCGATTTCTCCTAAAAGAGTATTCGACTTCCTCCGCGATGAAAACACTAGGAGCGAG TGGGACATCCTCTCCAATGGGGGTGTTGTTCAAGAAATGGCTCATATTGCTAATGGAAGGGAAACAGGCAATTGTGTCTCATTATTGAGAGTAAAT AGTTCAAACTCAAGCCAAAGCAATATGCTAATATTGCAAGAAAGCAGCACTGATCCAACAAACTCCTATGTTATCTATGCACCTGTTGATATTGGTGCAATGAACATAGTATTGGGTGGTGGAGATCCAGATTTTGTTGCACTTTTACCCTCCGGATTCGCGATACTACCAGATGGCCCTCCAGGAAATAGTAGAGTTGGTTCTGGTGGATCTCTACTAACTGTTGCATTTCAGATTTTGGTTGATTCAATTCCTACTGCAAAGCTTTCACTAGGATCAGTTGCTACTGTGAACAATCTCATTGCTTGCACTGTGGATAGGATCAAAGCTGCTCTTTTATCCGAGAGTACACCTTCTTAA